Proteins encoded together in one Gemmatimonadota bacterium DH-78 window:
- a CDS encoding aminopeptidase yields MPRPLSRFPTKTTVALLALAAGLAATACSPIYVIKAGIAEAKILAGRRPLAEAILDPTTDPRTRDMLTVAMEARVFAREELRLNVGDSYTSFTQLESDTLALVLSAAYPDRLQSKTWWFPIVGHVPYKGYFSEDDAREEQAELDADGFDTLLRPTAAFSTLGWFADPILSSLLRSDDIELVETLIHEMSHAHLFVSGRVRFNESFATWVGRVGAVEFFCTRPGGGADTVKCGRAQARWRDAQRYSRFLDELIVDLQGVYGDTTATAEVKLERRAEVYAEHQRRFREEVAPAFENLRYGSFMEQPLNNAVLLGQMRYYHRLTDFAALLDAHGGSLADAVAALAAGVDGVDDPFDLLPGEGPRMDSSGDSEWGDLAFASVVKAPVRR; encoded by the coding sequence ATGCCTCGCCCACTCTCCCGCTTTCCGACGAAGACCACGGTCGCCCTGCTCGCGCTGGCGGCCGGCCTCGCCGCCACCGCCTGTTCCCCGATCTACGTGATCAAGGCGGGCATCGCCGAGGCGAAGATCCTGGCCGGGCGCCGCCCCCTCGCGGAGGCGATTCTCGACCCGACCACCGACCCGCGCACGCGCGACATGCTGACCGTGGCGATGGAGGCGCGCGTCTTCGCCCGCGAGGAGCTCCGGCTGAACGTGGGCGACAGCTACACCAGCTTCACCCAGCTCGAGAGCGACACCCTCGCCCTCGTGCTGTCGGCGGCCTACCCCGACCGCCTGCAGTCGAAGACCTGGTGGTTCCCGATCGTCGGGCACGTGCCGTACAAGGGCTACTTCTCCGAAGACGACGCCCGCGAGGAGCAGGCCGAGCTCGACGCCGACGGCTTCGACACCCTGCTGCGGCCGACCGCGGCCTTCAGCACCCTCGGCTGGTTCGCCGACCCCATCCTCAGCAGCCTGCTCCGCTCCGACGACATCGAGCTGGTGGAGACCCTCATCCACGAGATGAGTCACGCCCACCTCTTCGTGTCGGGACGGGTGCGGTTCAACGAGAGCTTCGCCACCTGGGTGGGTCGCGTGGGTGCGGTGGAGTTCTTCTGCACCCGGCCGGGCGGCGGCGCCGACACCGTGAAGTGCGGCCGCGCCCAGGCCCGCTGGCGCGACGCCCAGCGCTACAGCCGCTTCCTCGACGAGCTCATCGTGGATCTCCAGGGGGTATACGGAGACACCACCGCCACCGCAGAGGTCAAGCTCGAGCGGCGCGCCGAAGTCTACGCCGAACACCAGCGCCGCTTCCGCGAAGAGGTGGCACCCGCCTTCGAAAACCTGCGATACGGGTCGTTCATGGAGCAGCCCCTGAACAACGCCGTGCTGCTGGGGCAGATGCGATACTACCATCGGCTCACCGACTTCGCCGCGCTCCTCGACGCGCACGGTGGGTCGCTCGCCGACGCGGTGGCCGCCCTCGCGGCAGGGGTGGACGGGGTGGACGACCCCTTCGATCTACTGCCCGGAGAGGGCCCTCGCATGGACAGCTCCGGCGACTCCGAATGGGGCGATTTGGCCTTTGCATCCGTTGTAAAGGCCCCCGTCCGTCGATAG
- a CDS encoding mechanosensitive ion channel family protein, protein MTRRSIRSCPPPSGPRSARALASMALIGLVLMAEATSLGAQEPDSIVADSVETPVPVDTPPAVEAVSEERSTTDEAVRNRLQAIFDRVPALAAIEVEVEAGIVRLRGTVADGEAGARAVALAEAQDGVLLVDDDIRLSSSLSERLEPTWERLRDLGYGTVALLPLLGVALAIIFLALLAGTALGRWGGPAFLRSRNPFLQNIIGRAIQTAVVLAGILVALDLLEATALVGAVAGTAGLAGLAVGFAFKDIVENYLAGVLLAVRRPFDQNDHVVVEGFEGKVVRLTPRETILMTLDGNHVRLPNATVFRSPMTNYTRNPRRRFQFDAGIGPVDDLAVARELGITVLNEMEGVLDDPAPEALVMELGDSTVTVRFMGWVDQRSAAFGRVRSEAIRLIKLRLEGAGVTLPSPEFVVRMAREEAATDAPPPPPQSPAGEAQADVSVDDAVDRQIAEDRRESAEDDLLTGE, encoded by the coding sequence ATGACGCGTCGCTCCATCCGCTCGTGCCCGCCGCCGTCCGGGCCCCGGTCCGCCCGCGCGCTCGCCTCGATGGCCCTGATCGGACTGGTCCTGATGGCGGAGGCGACGAGCCTCGGAGCGCAGGAACCCGACAGCATCGTCGCCGACTCCGTGGAGACGCCCGTGCCCGTCGATACCCCGCCCGCCGTCGAGGCGGTGTCGGAGGAGCGCTCCACCACCGACGAGGCGGTGCGGAACCGCCTGCAGGCGATCTTCGACCGGGTGCCGGCTCTCGCCGCGATCGAGGTGGAGGTGGAGGCGGGAATCGTGCGTCTGCGGGGCACCGTGGCCGACGGCGAGGCCGGCGCCCGGGCCGTCGCGCTGGCCGAGGCGCAGGACGGTGTGCTGCTGGTCGACGACGACATTCGCCTGTCGTCGTCGCTCTCCGAACGGCTCGAGCCCACCTGGGAGCGACTGCGCGATCTCGGCTACGGCACGGTCGCCCTGCTGCCCCTGCTGGGTGTGGCTCTCGCGATCATCTTCCTCGCCCTTCTCGCGGGCACCGCGCTGGGTCGGTGGGGTGGCCCGGCCTTCCTGCGGTCGAGAAACCCCTTCCTGCAGAACATCATCGGGCGGGCGATCCAAACGGCGGTCGTGCTCGCCGGCATCCTGGTGGCCCTCGACCTGCTCGAAGCCACCGCTCTCGTCGGCGCGGTGGCCGGTACCGCCGGGCTGGCCGGACTCGCGGTCGGTTTCGCCTTCAAGGACATCGTCGAGAACTACCTGGCTGGGGTGCTGCTGGCCGTGCGACGCCCCTTCGATCAGAACGACCACGTGGTGGTGGAGGGCTTCGAGGGGAAGGTGGTTCGGCTCACCCCGCGCGAGACGATCCTGATGACCCTCGACGGCAACCACGTGCGGCTGCCGAATGCCACGGTCTTCCGCAGCCCGATGACCAACTACACCCGCAACCCCCGGCGCCGCTTCCAGTTCGATGCCGGCATCGGACCCGTGGACGATCTGGCGGTGGCCCGCGAACTCGGAATCACGGTGCTGAACGAGATGGAGGGAGTGCTCGACGATCCCGCTCCCGAGGCCCTCGTGATGGAGCTCGGCGACTCGACCGTGACGGTGCGCTTCATGGGGTGGGTGGATCAGCGCAGCGCGGCTTTCGGGCGCGTACGCTCCGAGGCGATCCGGCTGATCAAGCTGCGGCTCGAGGGGGCGGGTGTGACGCTGCCCTCTCCGGAGTTCGTGGTCCGCATGGCCCGCGAGGAGGCGGCGACCGATGCGCCGCCGCCCCCGCCCCAGAGTCCGGCGGGCGAGGCGCAGGCGGACGTGTCGGTCGACGACGCCGTCGACCGACAGATCGCCGAGGATCGCCGCGAGAGCGCCGAAGACGACCTGCTGACGGGCGAGTAG
- the tkt gene encoding transketolase, whose protein sequence is MTDLDRLCIDAIRVLSMDAVQAANSGHPGTPMALAPAGYSLFTRHLRHDPADPSWPDRDRFVLSIGHASMLIYSLLHLSGYEVSLDDIRDFRQWGSRTPGHPEVGHTPGVETTTGPLGAGVSNSVGMALAERWLAHRFNRPGHEIVDHHTIAFCSDGDLMEGISHEAGAFAAHQRLGKLIWVFDDNSITIEGRTDLATSADQGARFAAYGWHVLHVDDGNDLDAFDRAMEAAKAETERPTLIVLKTVIAWGSPNKADTAGAHGAPLGDDEVEATKRNLGYPSLEPFHVPDEAREGWASTRTRGAELHADWAARFDAYRDAHPELAAEYERTVVRGELPEGWDSEIPAPPAKDEATRASSGKVLNGLAARIPELIGGSADLGGSNKTDIDGGGSLLPDNPTGRVIHFGIREHAMGGIMNGMALHGGVRPFGGTFLIFSDYMRPAIRLAGLMQTPVTYVFTHDSIGLGEDGPTHQPIEQLMALRLIPNVMDLRPADPAEVAAAWRMAMLRTDGPAFLALTRQNVPTLDREAMASADGLERGGYVLAEADGGSPEVILIGSGSEIGIALEARGRLQKQGVPTRVVSLPSWFLFARQSAEYRESVLPASVPLRVSVEAGATTGWERWIGSAGHAVGIDHFGASAPFERLYEEFGVTPEAVVEAAMRIRGRA, encoded by the coding sequence ATGACCGATCTCGACCGGCTCTGCATCGACGCCATCCGCGTGCTCTCCATGGACGCGGTTCAGGCCGCCAACTCCGGGCACCCGGGCACCCCGATGGCGCTCGCGCCGGCCGGGTACAGCCTCTTCACCCGGCACCTGCGCCACGACCCCGCCGACCCGTCGTGGCCCGACCGGGATCGGTTCGTGCTCTCGATCGGGCACGCCTCGATGCTGATCTACTCGCTGCTCCACCTCTCCGGCTACGAGGTGTCGCTCGACGACATCCGCGACTTTCGGCAGTGGGGCTCGCGCACCCCCGGACACCCCGAGGTGGGGCACACCCCGGGGGTCGAGACCACCACCGGACCCCTCGGCGCCGGGGTCTCGAACAGCGTGGGCATGGCGTTGGCCGAGCGTTGGCTGGCCCACCGCTTCAACCGGCCGGGACACGAGATCGTCGATCACCACACCATCGCCTTCTGCTCGGACGGCGATCTCATGGAGGGCATCAGCCACGAGGCGGGGGCCTTCGCCGCCCACCAGCGACTCGGCAAGCTGATCTGGGTGTTCGACGACAACTCGATCACCATCGAGGGCCGCACCGACCTCGCCACCTCGGCCGACCAGGGTGCGCGCTTCGCGGCCTACGGCTGGCACGTGCTCCACGTGGACGACGGCAACGACCTCGACGCCTTCGATCGGGCGATGGAGGCCGCGAAGGCCGAGACCGAGCGTCCCACCCTCATCGTGCTGAAGACGGTGATCGCCTGGGGCAGCCCCAACAAGGCCGACACGGCGGGCGCGCACGGAGCGCCGCTGGGCGACGACGAGGTGGAGGCGACGAAGCGCAACCTCGGGTACCCGTCGCTCGAGCCCTTCCACGTGCCCGACGAAGCGCGCGAGGGGTGGGCTTCCACCCGCACCCGCGGGGCCGAGTTGCACGCCGACTGGGCCGCGCGCTTCGACGCCTACCGCGACGCGCATCCCGAACTCGCGGCCGAATACGAGCGCACGGTCGTTCGAGGCGAGCTTCCCGAGGGATGGGACTCCGAGATCCCCGCTCCCCCCGCGAAGGACGAGGCCACCCGCGCCAGTTCCGGCAAGGTGCTCAACGGCCTCGCGGCCCGGATCCCCGAGCTGATCGGGGGATCGGCGGACCTGGGCGGATCGAACAAGACGGACATCGACGGGGGCGGCAGCCTGCTCCCCGACAACCCGACCGGCCGCGTGATCCATTTCGGCATCCGCGAGCACGCCATGGGCGGGATCATGAACGGCATGGCGCTGCACGGCGGCGTGCGGCCCTTCGGCGGCACCTTCCTCATCTTCTCCGACTACATGCGGCCGGCGATCCGGCTGGCCGGGCTCATGCAGACACCGGTCACCTACGTGTTCACGCACGACTCCATCGGACTCGGAGAGGACGGCCCCACCCACCAGCCGATCGAGCAGCTGATGGCGCTCCGGCTGATCCCGAACGTAATGGATCTGCGGCCCGCCGACCCGGCCGAGGTGGCCGCCGCCTGGCGCATGGCGATGCTCCGCACCGACGGCCCCGCCTTCCTGGCCCTCACCCGCCAGAACGTGCCCACCCTCGACCGCGAGGCGATGGCCTCGGCCGACGGGCTCGAGCGCGGCGGATACGTGCTCGCCGAGGCCGACGGCGGATCGCCGGAGGTGATCCTGATCGGCAGCGGCTCCGAGATCGGGATCGCCCTCGAGGCCCGCGGCCGGCTGCAGAAGCAGGGCGTGCCCACCCGCGTGGTGAGCCTGCCCTCGTGGTTCCTCTTCGCCCGTCAGAGCGCGGAGTACCGCGAGTCGGTGCTGCCCGCCTCCGTGCCGCTGCGGGTGTCGGTCGAGGCCGGAGCCACCACCGGCTGGGAGCGCTGGATCGGCTCCGCCGGTCACGCCGTCGGCATCGACCACTTCGGGGCCTCCGCCCCCTTCGAGCGCCTCTACGAGGAGTTCGGCGTGACGCCGGAGGCGGTGGTCGAGGCCGCCATGCGGATCCGCGGCCGGGCCTAG
- the leuS gene encoding leucine--tRNA ligase → MAPDETGYAPREVERKWQERWETRGTNTRSVDDLKSSSAPYYNLMMFPYPSAEGLHVGNIYAFTGADVHGRYRRLTGLDVFEPIGFDAFGIHSENFALKMGVHPMDLIPKNVENFTRQLRRTGGMFDWERTVDTTDPSYYRWTQWVFLKLFEAGLAEQKEAPVNWCPSCMTVLANEQVVGGRCERCDTPVEQRRIAQWFFKITKYAQRLLDNLDTLDWSETTTKAQRNWIGRSEGAELAFPLIADGSADSVDPDTVREPGDDAIRVFTTRPDTVFGATFMVLAPEHPAVDRLVSDAQRDAVEAYRAEAQHTDLVSRQKADKAKTGVFTGGYCRNPATGEAIPVWVADYVLMDYGTGAIMAVPGHDERDFDFATEMGLTIRRVVAGPDDDADTPLDEAWSGSGTLVNSGRFDGLDKAEAIRAVTAWLGERSMGELRVNYRLHDWCISRQRYWGPPIPIVHCDDCGAVPVPEDQLPVLLPRVEDFRPDDSGVSPLARVREWYETECPTCGGPARRETDVSDTFLDSGWYFLRYPSTDFDDRPFDPEITKKWLPVDCYIGGNEHAVLHLMYSRFLTMVLHDLGHLSFEEPFTRFRAHGLIIREGAKMSKSKGNVIVPDPIIDDYGADTFRLYLMFLGPFDEGGDYRDEGIQGPFGFLHRLWDTVVSAEDRPADEDVERKLHQTIDRVSEQLPELGYNTSIAAMMEYLNVVRAGGRTAALAEVEPLVVMVAPFCPHLAEELWERLGHEGSIFDAAPWPEFDPEKARETRTEVAVQVNGKLRGTVLLEVDADAETAEAAARAEDNVARYLESATVRRVIHVPNRLVNFVVG, encoded by the coding sequence ATGGCGCCCGACGAAACCGGTTACGCTCCCCGTGAAGTGGAGCGCAAGTGGCAGGAGCGGTGGGAGACCCGCGGGACCAACACCCGTTCGGTCGACGACCTGAAGAGCTCCTCGGCTCCCTACTACAACCTCATGATGTTTCCCTACCCGTCGGCCGAAGGGCTGCACGTGGGCAACATCTACGCCTTCACCGGGGCCGACGTCCACGGGCGCTACCGCCGCCTCACCGGCCTCGACGTGTTCGAGCCGATCGGCTTCGACGCCTTCGGGATCCACAGCGAGAACTTCGCGCTGAAGATGGGGGTCCACCCCATGGATCTGATCCCGAAGAACGTCGAGAACTTCACGCGACAGCTGCGGCGCACCGGCGGCATGTTCGACTGGGAGCGCACGGTCGACACCACCGATCCGTCGTACTACCGGTGGACGCAGTGGGTCTTCCTGAAGCTGTTCGAGGCCGGACTGGCCGAGCAGAAGGAGGCCCCGGTCAACTGGTGCCCCTCGTGCATGACGGTGCTCGCCAACGAGCAGGTGGTCGGCGGGCGCTGCGAACGGTGCGACACCCCGGTGGAGCAGCGCCGGATCGCCCAGTGGTTCTTCAAGATCACGAAGTACGCCCAGCGGCTGCTCGACAACCTCGACACCCTCGACTGGTCGGAGACGACCACCAAGGCGCAGCGCAACTGGATCGGGCGGAGCGAGGGCGCCGAGCTCGCCTTCCCGCTGATCGCCGACGGGAGCGCGGACTCGGTCGATCCGGACACGGTGCGCGAGCCGGGCGACGACGCCATCCGCGTCTTCACCACCCGCCCCGACACCGTCTTCGGCGCCACCTTCATGGTGCTGGCGCCGGAGCACCCGGCGGTCGACCGTCTGGTGAGCGACGCACAGCGCGACGCGGTCGAGGCCTACCGCGCCGAGGCGCAGCACACCGATCTGGTATCGCGCCAGAAGGCCGACAAGGCGAAGACCGGCGTCTTCACCGGGGGCTACTGCCGCAACCCCGCTACCGGTGAGGCGATTCCGGTGTGGGTGGCCGACTACGTGCTGATGGACTACGGCACCGGCGCCATCATGGCGGTGCCCGGTCACGACGAGCGCGATTTCGACTTCGCCACCGAGATGGGGCTGACGATCCGCCGCGTGGTGGCGGGCCCGGACGACGACGCCGACACGCCCCTCGACGAGGCCTGGTCGGGCTCCGGCACGCTCGTGAACTCGGGCCGTTTCGACGGGCTCGACAAGGCCGAGGCCATTCGCGCGGTGACCGCGTGGCTCGGAGAGCGCTCGATGGGCGAGCTGCGGGTGAACTACCGACTGCACGACTGGTGCATCAGCCGTCAGCGCTACTGGGGTCCCCCGATCCCGATCGTGCACTGCGACGATTGCGGAGCCGTGCCGGTACCCGAGGATCAGCTGCCGGTGCTGCTGCCCCGGGTGGAAGACTTCCGGCCCGACGACTCCGGAGTGTCTCCTCTGGCGCGCGTGCGGGAATGGTACGAGACGGAGTGTCCGACCTGCGGCGGGCCGGCGCGGCGCGAGACCGACGTGTCGGACACCTTCCTGGACTCGGGCTGGTACTTCCTGCGCTACCCCTCCACCGACTTCGACGACCGGCCGTTCGACCCGGAGATCACGAAGAAGTGGCTGCCGGTGGACTGCTACATCGGGGGCAACGAGCACGCCGTGCTCCACCTGATGTACAGCCGATTCCTGACGATGGTGCTCCACGACCTGGGCCACCTGTCGTTCGAGGAGCCCTTCACCCGCTTTCGCGCGCACGGACTCATCATCCGCGAGGGCGCGAAGATGTCGAAGAGCAAGGGCAACGTGATCGTGCCCGACCCGATCATCGACGACTACGGGGCCGACACCTTCCGGCTCTACCTGATGTTCCTGGGGCCGTTCGACGAGGGGGGCGACTACCGCGACGAGGGCATCCAGGGGCCGTTCGGCTTCCTGCATCGCCTCTGGGACACCGTGGTGAGCGCGGAGGACCGCCCCGCCGACGAGGATGTGGAGCGCAAGCTCCACCAGACCATCGACCGGGTGAGCGAGCAGCTGCCCGAGCTGGGCTACAACACCTCGATCGCCGCGATGATGGAGTACCTCAACGTGGTGCGTGCCGGCGGCCGGACGGCCGCTCTGGCCGAGGTGGAACCGCTGGTGGTGATGGTGGCCCCCTTCTGCCCGCACCTGGCCGAGGAGCTCTGGGAGCGCCTGGGCCACGAGGGGAGCATCTTCGACGCCGCACCCTGGCCCGAGTTCGACCCCGAGAAGGCGCGCGAGACCCGCACCGAAGTGGCGGTCCAGGTGAACGGCAAGCTCCGTGGCACCGTGCTGCTCGAGGTGGACGCCGACGCGGAGACCGCCGAAGCGGCTGCCCGCGCCGAAGACAACGTGGCCCGCTATCTGGAGAGCGCGACCGTGCGCCGGGTGATCCACGTCCCCAACCGACTCGTGAACTTCGTGGTCGGCTGA
- a CDS encoding rhodanese-like domain-containing protein: MSPGVPEIEPTELKARMDAGDAPVLLDVREPYEKDIADLPEVGQLRIPLGDVAARFGELSRDDELVVYCRSGGRSGSVVQFLQAQGFDKAINLRGGVLGWQEDVDPSLTRY, encoded by the coding sequence ATGAGCCCCGGAGTTCCGGAGATCGAGCCCACCGAGTTGAAAGCCCGCATGGACGCCGGTGACGCGCCCGTTCTTCTCGACGTGCGGGAGCCGTACGAGAAAGACATCGCCGACCTCCCGGAGGTCGGGCAGCTGCGTATTCCACTCGGCGACGTGGCGGCCCGCTTCGGCGAGCTCTCCCGCGACGACGAGCTGGTGGTCTACTGCCGCTCGGGCGGTCGCAGCGGATCGGTGGTGCAGTTCCTCCAGGCGCAGGGCTTCGACAAGGCGATCAACCTGCGCGGGGGTGTGCTCGGCTGGCAGGAAGACGTCGATCCCTCGCTGACCCGGTACTGA
- a CDS encoding putative glycoside hydrolase, which produces MIPSERSGVADARRLLLRLVALVAFVCPAGTLAGQDRGRPAVIRGLYVNAWAAATGARMDTLFGIAAATEINTFVIDVKDASGFVSHPSRVPEVVAAGATAQRRVRDLPGLVARVRAAGLHPVARIVVAKDPVLTAARPEWAVRDTAGTVWGDAKGDAWLNLFVPEVRAYHVALAREVAAMGFAEIQWDYIRFPDAPAEIRGSARFPGAWGRQVEAVERFLAEARRELADTGVRMTADVFGITTSARHDVGVGQVWDHFIDEVDAALPMVYPSHFVAGSHGVRDPDSSPYEIVRAALEAAVRRNRDIEGAGEIVPWLQDFTRGAEAHPYGAAEVRAQIQATYDAGLTDWILWNSGSSYTVDALEPRGGFAEEPRIRVGGRVVPVSGGGPR; this is translated from the coding sequence ATGATCCCTTCGGAGCGATCCGGGGTGGCCGACGCGCGTCGGCTGCTCCTCCGCCTGGTCGCGCTGGTGGCCTTCGTCTGCCCGGCGGGCACTCTCGCCGGCCAGGATCGCGGGCGCCCCGCCGTGATTCGGGGCCTCTACGTGAACGCCTGGGCGGCCGCGACGGGCGCCCGCATGGACACCCTCTTCGGCATCGCCGCCGCCACCGAGATCAACACCTTCGTGATCGACGTGAAGGATGCGTCGGGGTTCGTGAGTCATCCCTCGCGGGTGCCCGAGGTGGTGGCTGCGGGGGCCACGGCACAGCGGCGGGTGCGCGATCTGCCCGGGCTCGTGGCCCGCGTGCGGGCGGCGGGCCTCCACCCGGTCGCCCGCATCGTGGTGGCGAAGGATCCGGTGTTGACCGCGGCCCGCCCCGAGTGGGCGGTGCGCGACACGGCGGGCACGGTCTGGGGCGACGCGAAGGGCGACGCCTGGCTGAATCTGTTCGTGCCGGAGGTGCGGGCCTATCACGTCGCCCTCGCCCGCGAGGTCGCGGCGATGGGCTTCGCCGAGATCCAGTGGGACTACATCCGGTTTCCCGACGCCCCGGCCGAGATCCGGGGGTCGGCGCGCTTTCCGGGAGCGTGGGGGCGCCAGGTGGAGGCGGTGGAGCGATTCCTGGCCGAGGCCCGGCGTGAGCTGGCCGATACCGGGGTGCGCATGACCGCCGACGTCTTCGGCATCACCACCTCGGCACGTCACGACGTGGGGGTGGGGCAGGTGTGGGACCACTTCATCGACGAAGTGGATGCCGCTCTGCCGATGGTGTACCCGAGCCACTTCGTGGCGGGGAGCCACGGGGTGCGCGATCCCGACTCGAGTCCGTACGAGATCGTGCGCGCGGCGCTCGAGGCCGCCGTGCGCCGGAATCGCGACATCGAGGGGGCCGGCGAGATCGTCCCCTGGCTGCAGGACTTCACACGCGGGGCCGAAGCGCACCCGTACGGTGCGGCCGAGGTGCGCGCCCAGATCCAGGCCACCTACGACGCGGGGCTCACCGACTGGATCCTGTGGAACTCGGGCAGCAGCTACACGGTGGACGCCCTCGAACCGCGCGGCGGGTTCGCGGAGGAGCCGCGGATCCGCGTGGGGGGACGGGTGGTGCCGGTGTCAGGCGGCGGGCCGCGGTAG
- a CDS encoding glycosyltransferase N-terminal domain-containing protein, which translates to MALLESLYAAGMSAVRRIAPVAGVGSARVARGVRGREASLEALEGWAATERDPDRPLIWIHAPSVGEGLQSKAVVEACRARAPDAVQWIFTHFSPSAEPLAARMPVGWAGYLPWDVEGPVSRALAAARPSALVFTKTEVWPVLSRAAAARGVPTALVAATLPANSSRAGVVARRLLHPSMARLARVAAIAHDDAARFRGLGVRADALSVTGDPGIDSAAARAAASDPEASWLRPFHRHRRPTVVAGSTWPADEAVLVPALTRLRAGTPDLRLIVAPHEPDDTHLPPLRSALREAGWSTALLAEVEADPDRAADVGAVVVDRVGVLASLYTVADAAFVGGGFHDKGLHSVLEPAAAGVPVAFGPGHHNARAASELLAERGAAVAADAERLAEVLGAWLADPGAGRRAGELARFWIDRHRGAADRTASLLLDLVLPETPA; encoded by the coding sequence ATGGCCCTTCTCGAATCGCTCTACGCCGCCGGCATGTCGGCCGTGCGCCGCATCGCACCGGTCGCCGGCGTCGGCAGCGCCCGGGTCGCACGGGGCGTTCGGGGACGCGAGGCGTCGCTCGAGGCCCTCGAGGGCTGGGCCGCCACCGAGAGGGATCCCGACCGGCCCCTGATCTGGATCCACGCGCCCTCGGTGGGCGAGGGATTGCAGTCGAAGGCGGTGGTCGAGGCCTGTCGTGCCCGTGCGCCGGACGCCGTGCAGTGGATCTTCACCCACTTCTCTCCCTCGGCCGAGCCCCTGGCCGCACGCATGCCGGTGGGGTGGGCGGGGTATCTGCCGTGGGATGTGGAGGGGCCGGTCTCCCGCGCCCTCGCGGCCGCTCGGCCGAGTGCCCTCGTCTTCACCAAGACCGAGGTCTGGCCGGTACTGAGCCGGGCCGCCGCGGCCCGGGGCGTGCCGACCGCGCTCGTGGCGGCCACGCTGCCCGCGAACTCCTCGCGCGCGGGGGTCGTGGCGCGCCGGCTGCTCCACCCCTCGATGGCTCGGCTGGCGCGGGTGGCCGCCATCGCCCACGACGACGCGGCCCGCTTCCGGGGCCTCGGGGTGCGGGCCGACGCGCTCTCGGTCACGGGAGATCCCGGAATCGACTCCGCGGCCGCCCGAGCGGCGGCGTCGGATCCCGAGGCCTCGTGGCTGCGTCCCTTCCACCGGCACCGTCGACCCACCGTGGTGGCGGGCTCCACCTGGCCGGCCGACGAAGCGGTGCTGGTGCCCGCACTGACCCGGCTCCGTGCGGGCACTCCCGATCTCCGCCTGATCGTGGCGCCCCACGAACCGGACGACACGCACCTGCCTCCGCTCCGCAGCGCTCTGCGCGAGGCCGGGTGGAGCACCGCGCTGCTGGCCGAGGTCGAGGCCGATCCGGACCGGGCGGCCGACGTGGGGGCCGTGGTCGTCGACCGGGTGGGCGTGCTGGCCTCGCTCTACACGGTCGCCGATGCCGCCTTCGTCGGGGGTGGTTTTCACGACAAGGGACTCCATTCGGTGCTCGAACCCGCCGCAGCCGGCGTGCCGGTGGCCTTCGGGCCCGGGCACCACAATGCGCGGGCGGCGAGCGAGTTGCTGGCCGAGAGGGGGGCGGCCGTCGCGGCCGATGCCGAGCGGCTCGCGGAGGTGTTGGGTGCGTGGCTGGCCGACCCCGGGGCCGGGCGGCGCGCGGGCGAGCTGGCACGATTCTGGATCGATCGTCACCGGGGAGCGGCCGACCGCACCGCCTCCCTCCTCCTCGACCTCGTTCTTCCGGAGACTCCCGCATGA